A DNA window from Daucus carota subsp. sativus chromosome 3, DH1 v3.0, whole genome shotgun sequence contains the following coding sequences:
- the LOC108210582 gene encoding zinc transporter 11 gives MSSSHLLFKTLLLLCLLFVSATAHGGGGDDEDHEHDSEPVDLRNKSLILVKIWCLILVFVGTFVGGISPYFMKWNEGFLVLGTQFAGGVFLSTAIMHFLSDANETFEDLSDKEYPFAFMLACAGYLLTMLADSVISYVYGKQKTTSVSANDVELQGDQSEKRDDTEIPVSSSQLQGHHSTNHFVNAPVASASSVGDSILLIFALCFHSVFEGIAIGIADTKADAWKALWTISLHKIFAAIAMGIALLRMIPDRPLLSCVAYAFAFAISSPIGVAIGIVIDATTQGAVADWIFAISMGLACGVFIHVSINHLLTKGYAPLKSVKVDTPHYRFLAVTLGVAVIAVVMIWDT, from the exons ATGTCTTCATCTCACCTCTTGTTCAAGACCCTCCTTCTCCTCTGTCTCCTCTTCGTCTCGGCCACCGCTCACGGCGGCGGCGGCGACGACGAGGACCATGAGCATGACTCAGAGCCGGTTGATCTGCGAAACAAAtcgctgattctggtgaagataTGGTGTTTGATACTGGTGTTTGTGGGGACTTTTGTGGGTGGGATTTCGCCGTATTTTATGAAATGGAACGAGGGGTTTCTGGTTCTGGGGACTCAGTTTGCTGGCGGGGTGTTTTTGAGCACGGCGATTATGCATTTCTTGAGCGATGCGAATGAGACTTTTGAGGATTTGAGTGATAAGGAGTACCCGTTTGCGTTTATGTTGGCTTGTGCGGGTTACTTGTTGACCATGCTGGCTGATTCTGTTATTTCTTATGTTTATGGCAAGCAGAAGACCACGAGTGTTTCGGCTAATGATGTTGAGCTGCAAG GTGATCAGAGTGAAAAACGCGATGACACCGAAATACCTGTGTCATCTTCACAATTACAG GGTCATCATTCAACCAACCACTTTGTGAATGCCCCAGTGGCCAGTGCTTCTTCTGTTGGAGACAGCATCTTATTGATTTTTGCATTATGCTTTCACTCTGTCTTTGAGGGGATAGCCATCGGAATTGCAGATACTAAAGCTGATGCTTGGAAAGCCCTCTGGACAATATCTTTGCACAAGATATTTGCAGCCATTGCAATGGGAATAGCACTTCTTAGAATGATTCCTGACCGCCCTCTCTTATCATGTGTGGCATACGCTTTTGCCTTCGCCATTTCAAGTCCAATTGGTGTCGCCATTGGAATTGTAATAGATGCCACAACTCAGGGTGCTGTGGCAGATTGGATCTTTGCCATATCTATGGGCTTAGCCTGTGGTGTTTTCATCCATGTATCTATTAATCATCTGCTAACCAAAGGTTACGCCCCCCTGAAGTCTGTGAAGGTCGACACTCCACATTACAGATTCTTGGCAGTCACATTGGGTGTTGCGGTGATTGCTGTAGTGATGATATGGGACACATAA
- the LOC108211563 gene encoding zinc transporter 11, whose amino-acid sequence MSPAHLFYTSLLLSLVISAAAHGGGDEDDDASATPVDLRSKSLILVKIWCLIIVFFGTFVGGISPYFMKWNEGFLVLGTQFAGGVFLGTALMHFLSDANETFGDLSDKAYPFAFMLACVGYLFTMLADSVISYVYGKHKTTTDVELQGDQIEKVDGNGNVQPSQDQGHCSTNPFVDAPATTASSVGDSILLIFALCFHSVFEGIAIGIADTKADAWKALWTISLHKIFAAIAMGIALLRMIPDRPLLSCATYAFAFAISTPVGVAIGIVIDATTQGAVADWIFAISMGLACGVFVYVSINHLLTKGYAPLKSVKVDTPHHKFLAVTFGVGVIAVVMIWDT is encoded by the exons ATGTCTCCAGCTCACCTCTTCTACACATCCCTCCTACTCTCTCTTGTCATCTCCGCCGCCGCACACGGCGGAGGCGATGAGGATGACGACGCCTCAGCCACCCCAGTTGATCTACGCAGCAAATCgttgattctggtgaagatATGGTGTTTGATAATCGTGTTTTTCGGGACATTTGTGGGCGGGATATCGCCGTATTTTATGAAATGGAACGAGGGGTTTTTGGTTCTGGGGACTCAGTTTGCTGGCGGGGTGTTCTTGGGGACGGCGCTTATGCATTTTCTGAGTGATGCGAATGAGACTTTTGGGGATTTGAGTGATAAGGCTTATCCGTTTGCGTTTATGTTGGCTTGTGTGGGATACCTGTTTACTATGCTTGCTGATTCTGTCATTTCTTATGTTTATGGCAAGCACAAGACCACTACTGATGTGGAGCTTCAAG GCGATCAGATTGAAAAAGTCGATGGCAATGGAAATGTCCAACCTTCACAAGATCAG GGTCATTGTTCAACCAACCCCTTTGTGGATGCCCCTGCGACAACTGCTTCTTCCGTTGGGGATAGCATCTTATTGATTTTTGCATTATGCTTTCACTCTGTCTTTGAGGGGATAGCAATCGGAATTGCAGATACTAAAGCTGATGCTTGGAAAGCCCTCTGGACAATATCTTTGCACAAGATATTTGCAGCCATTGCAATGGGAATAGCACTTCTTAGAATGATTCCTGACCGCCCCCTCTTATCATGCGCGACatatgcttttgcctttgctaTCTCAACTCCGGTTGGTGTTGCCATTGGAATTGTAATAGATGCCACAACTCAGGGTGCAGTTGCAGATTGGATCTTTGCCATATCCATGGGCTTAGCCTGTGGTGTGTTCGTCTATGTATCAATAAATCATCTGCTAACCAAAGGCTATGCCCCCCTTAAGTCGGTGAAGGTCGACACTCCACATCACAAATTCTTGGCAGTTACCTTCGGTGTGGGGGTGATTGCTGTAGTGATGATATGGGACACTTAG
- the LOC108210546 gene encoding hypersensitive-induced response protein 4 — translation MGNVFCLFCGCIGQSNVGVVEKWGRFEKLAQPGLNFFNPFAGEFIAGVLSTRINSLDVKIETKTKDNVFVQMICSIQYRVIKENADDAFYELQNPEEQIQAYVFDVVRAQVPRMTLDELFEQKGDVAKSVMEELEKVMGEYGYNIEHILMVDIIPDPSVRTAMNEINAAQRMQLASVYKGEAEKILLVKRAEAEAESKYLGGVGVARQRQAITDGLRENILNFSHKVEGTSAKEVMDLIMITQYFDTIKDLGNSSKNTTVFLPHGPGHVRDISDQIRNGLMEAESGRVNGV, via the exons ATGGGGAATGTGTTCTGTCTATTCTGCGGATGTATAGGCCAATCCAACGTTGGTGTGGTTGAGAAATGGGGACGCTTCGAGAAGCTAGCTCAGCCTGGTCttaatttcttcaatcctttcGCCGGAGAGTTCATCGCCGGCGTTCTTTCCACCAGAATCAACTCCCTTGATGTCAAAATCGAGACCAAAACTAAG GACAATGTTTTTGTGCAAATGATTTGCTCAATTCAGTACCGTGTTATAAAGGAAAATGCTGATGATGCTTTCTATGAATTGCAAAATCCCGAGGAGCAGATCCAGGCATATGTATTTGATG TGGTTCGGGCCCAGGTTCCCAGGATGACATTGGATGAACTTTTTGAGCAGAAAGGTGATGTTGCTAAATCTGTCATGGAGGAACTTGAGAAG GTCATGGGAGAGTACGGGTACAACATAGAGCACATACTGATGGTTGATATCATTCCTGATCCCTCTGTGCGTACCGCAATGAACGAAATCAATGCAG CTCAAAGGATGCAGCTTGCTAGTGTTTATAAGGGAGAGGCAGAAAAAATACTTTTAGTTAAAAGGGCGGAAGCTGAGGCAGAGTCCAAGTACCTAGGCGGTGTTGGTGTTGCAAGGCAGAGGCAGGCAATAACCGATGGGTTGAGAGAGAACATATTAAACTTCTCTCACAAGGTTGAGGGAACCTCTGCTAAGGAGGTCATGGATCTTATCATGATCACTCAGTACTTCGACACAATCAAAGACCTTGGAAATTCGTCGAAGAATACAACAGTATTTCTACCCCATGGTCCAGGTCATGTCAGGGACATCAGTGATCAGATTCGCAATGGTTTGATGGAAGCTGAAAGCGGCCGTGTCAATGGCGTTTGA